A segment of the Diachasmimorpha longicaudata isolate KC_UGA_2023 chromosome 5, iyDiaLong2, whole genome shotgun sequence genome:
ATAACGACAAGGGATAACTAACTTAAGGGGAGATAAGGGATAACTTACTTATGAGTTGAACTATATTGCTCGCGATGAAAGTCACGCAGTGGTTATCGATCAAATGGCCCATCAGTAAATTACCAACGACAGATCCAATTCTTCCTATCAACACTCCAAGCGATGAGGCTGTCGCtctgaaagaaaattattgaataatcacATCTCCTTCGTGGCATATGAGACCAAAAGATATATTTACCTGATTTGCGTCGGATACAATTCGGTTATAACTACTAGAACTAGAGCGGAactaattgataaaaatcctTCGTAGGTCGACGAAAGGATGAGATTTTGTGTCGAGGATTGCACGAAGAATAATCCGATTGTCACGATCATTGCGACACCGGACGACATCactgcaaaaaataataattacaggATGATTTTTTGCATTCGTTTTTCAAACCATTTTAAAATTTCGAATTCCTAACGAGTAAAGGCGGAtggtgggaatttttttttcattaaaaaaaaagaaagcagCGGATACTCGATCGAAATGGTATTGGAAAATCTATATAATTACATAATCGACTGATGAGTAATtacctaaaaaaaatttatatcctAATTTATGTACAAATAATGGCACCAAGATGTTGGTGGGTAAACAAGCAGCTCCCAGTATCAATGTATGTTGATACACCTCGTTGGGAATATTCGGTGAGCATTTGCTGTTGCTAGcctgaaaataaaatcgaaaattgttgataaaaatacaaatctcGCCGAAGTCCTATATACCTTCCTTTGACCTTCGTAACTGTACGTTATCCTTTGTGATCCTTCCGAATttaaaatcacaaaaattcaggcaaatttttttaaaggcgtaCTATTGAAAGAACTTACAACAATAGTCGAGTTTTTTGCAGGAACTGCACTGCAGACCCAGGCATCTTCGCCCGGGAACATCGCTTCAAAGGTTTCAAGCCTTCTGACTAATTCTGGAAACCACATGGTGAAGGAGAAGAACGTCGAAGCGACGCAATACCAGAGTATGCAGATGAGCAAGGTTTGTGTGAGAAAGGGACTTCTAAATAACGTTCCTGTATTTCTTATCACATCTTTGAATAGTTTCTGAGCTCTTTCTCGTTTCGATATATTTCCTTTGGCACTTCGACTTTCCTTCAGCTCCAGACGCATGCGGAGATCATGTAATCCATTATCCGTTAATTTTGTCTGGAATTTCggacaatttaattgaattaatttccacTAATCTGctaatttgttcaatttaTTCGACTTAATCGATTCTATCGATGAAGGTTTTCCCGGGTTCCAAAATTAGGCATCTGTTCCTGTATTGACCTTTGGCAATCGTCATAATAGTATTATCTAATTAAACTGATAAGACAAATACCAATCAcgattattttcgaaaataactCACAAGAAAAGCGTCAAAAGACTCTCCTGTATTCTCTGAATGCATAATTTCGAAGGCTTTGGCGAGTTCTCCATCTTCCCCTTGTTCTGCCAGGTATTTGGGACTCTCGGGAAAGGTCATAAGCCATAGGGCTAATGTCGGCGCCAACAACGAGTACAGGAAGACAAAGAGGTTCCAAGAATGGAAGAAGAAGTAGTTGGTCGTGTACGAGACATTGAGAGGAATAATTAACCATCcaagaactgaaaaaaattttctaatgaattcCGTTCCGTTCAGCGGACAATTATTCagttaaattatcaatttattaacaattaatttcaaagaaCTTACCAGGCAATGCAATTGTGCCCATCACCCATGCAATTTCCAAAGCGCAGAGAACTTTTTTTCTGAGAGTCAGGGGTTGAAACTCTCCAACGAACGGGTACACTATTGCATTTTGAGCAATCAACCTGTCACATTAAATTTACTAATTAAAGAGATGTTATCCTGACTTACGAAACAGACTTACGAAAATCCGCTGAGAAATTTGAAGAATATATAGCCCCAGAAGTTGGAAACAAGGGATGAAACTAATTCGAATAATCCCTGAGAGGCTAGCGCTATCACTAGTGCATATTTTCTTCCGTGTAAATCGGCGAGACATCCCCAGAAGTAAGAGCCAACGATCATACCTGAAGATACGTAATTATTTTCAGAATAATAAACAGAATGATAAATTTGTAAAgtaccaaaaaattttttttcacgaaaacCTTGTTTTCTTCCACCTCTCCGTGCAGTAATTGCTCTAATTACCTAAAAATGGAGTTGCTGTCATAACTCCCTGATCCATAGAAGTTAAATTAAAATCACAAGCAGATGCTGGAAAAATTAAGCTTATGCTGTTGGTCGTAAATCCCGCATTAACCAGAATCAGTGAATTTATCGCCACTATTTTCCAAGTAAACTTTCCAATTCCTGAGGAATGAAATAATGCATTAAGCGGGGAGAAATTTTCCAGCAAAAATTACCGTACTGATACGCCCAGCGCCGAGATCAAGAGTTTAATCTCAAACTTTTTAtaagtaatttatttttcaagtgtaCGACATTACTGAGCGGTACGGTAATTTTCTTCAAACGGTCAAAATAACGTTAGTCCCAAAGGTTGGGCCCTAAGAAAgactaatcaattaattaccgGCCAATCCAATAGCGGCGTCAATGGTGCCTTCACCGGTCGAAAGACCTAacgaaattaatataaattacgataaaatgttgaaaatgttgaaaatagccttttcaataaatcatttttgtatCTAATAACTAGTTCCCGATGACTCACCTCCAGATTGTTGTTCCACCGTCATTtcacaaatattattttgttaagttaagaaaataaatttcttgaTAATACGGCACAGTTGGTGTtggtatatttttaattaattaaaaaatgggtAAAAATACCGAtgggataattaaattatgtcACTGATTCTTCGCACTCCCATCCATTACACTTCACGCTATCAGCGTAATTAATCTGCCCCACGATCTACCAAACTGTTGTCTGATTTCGTTTTCGTTTCGTTTATTTCTAATgcagaaaataaacaaaatgagcTGCTTCTGAActatttgaattaaaatcaGTATCCTGAGATGGCCATTGACGCTAACTGGATGAACCGTGGATTACAACAGGGCCACGTCTTGAAGAGGTGCTCGTGATAACCCGGGGTTTTCCTTATTCACGATTGTTTACGAATGACAgatgattgatttttgtcTTCCTCTTTTTCTGGGTAAAATCACCTCGCGGGGCTCCCCCGCGTTCTATGGATAACGTTTCAATTTTGAACGTCTGAGTGGTATTGATTTATCAGATCTGATCGCGATAATCAAGCCTAGGTAACACCAATTTGTGGGGAATTATGCATGTGTTGATTATTTTACATTGTtcaccaaaaatatttatgcaaAAAATTAGATGGAGAGCAATTTCTgggctggattttttttattctattaaaATCACTCGAAATTACACACAAAATCTCGAACAATTTTGCCTTAACAacacttgattttttcacaaccaacgaattgtaatttttttcaatagtcgTAATAGAAGTTTTATAGAAGATTTCTCTCCGTATAGACCTTGGTTTATTACTTCAGTACGACCTGCTCTACGAAGTCATTAATACGTCTAAGAAAATTCATAGATTGATTAGAGTGAGTCATTCAAGTGTTGTTATGACACCTGAAAGAACCAATAATTTAGCAAAGGAAATTAATGATTCCAAGGAATTAACGAAACAGTCAATTACAATGAGCTTTCTTTCCTGACAGAATCTTAATTTCCGGAAATAGGGACTGCCTTagaattcagaaatttttttcacatttttttcatcagccAACTCATAGCAATCAATAGCAATTCCACGGTGACTATATATATAactgaataaatgaaataaataccaATCAATCTGTAGGAGTTCGTTTGTAATCCCTGCGTTGTCTCTCAGGAATTCACATCAGATATCAAAGTGAAGAGGACAGGAAACCTTTAGGACATTAATTTGGTTCCAGAGCAATGGTTTTGCGCGCAAGATACATTATTATCGTCGCATATGACTGTTTAGTACATCTATGTAACAGGACCATGTGCATTTTTTCTAATTGCTCGTTGCAAAGGctataatcataaaaaaatcaagagtaTGGAGATGGAGATTCCTACTGGGATTACCAACGGGAAGTCCTCAATTGTATCGTTGAAGTGCTTACGTCTTATAGATCTCTATCACATCTACTCAATCGTAAAACTTCAATGATTTACTACCCGAATTCCATTGCATAATATCCAGCGAactacctctctctgtgttCATTAATTGTAATGCTTTATCTGTATTAATATTGTATCGGAGTAATAAGCTAATCGGCTGCGTTGCATACGTGGTCACAGAGAATGATAATCTGAGGCCGCAGACagacaaaggaaactgatagcTAAATGACGGGTTTAATTTTGGCACTCGTACAACTGCCTTCAAAATTGAAGATAATCAATTCACCTTCAGTTCCCAAGAACCAGCACGTGCATCGACATGGGCTCTACAACTAGAAAACCTTTTGCAATAATTTCGTCAAacgggaaaaaattttttaaaaattatagcaATTGATttcttaaatataaaaatgatatttcgTCACTTTCGTCAAGACTACAGctcttcaatcatttttttgctattctaaatgaatttttcttcgtTATATTCAACGATTCAACTGCATGATTAAGTCATCTTCCACATGAAGTGACAAACTTCTCCAGATTGTTGAAACAAATATTGATACCTCATCCGGATCATTGATCATCTTAAAACCAATTTATCGGTTAGAATTTAtcgttgattgtcatttgCACTCAGGGCATCAGCATAGATACGCATCGATGTCAATATATTTACAGATTTCCCTCGGAAAGTCCAGTAACTGCAGCGAATCGGATACAATGAGGAGTTCTGTGGTTTCAGTTGTTGCACTGGTAGCTTTCTTTGGCTTCAGCGGTAGTGACAGGATCGAAGGTAATCGATCAGTAACAGCAGAAATCAGAATATTAAATTGTCatgaaatttcgaggaaaattaAAACATCCTATATCAATGAGTAGTGATCCATTAAATGTATACAGGAGCAACAAATTACTTtccaaaaatcaaagaaaaaaaatctccaacacTTGCAGATgaagtggaaattttttcgGAGGAATTTTCGAAGTTAGCGACGACTGGAGAATATTCTCCCCAGTTGGAGGCAATAATAGACAGACTAGCACTTCCTAAAAATTGGTACAACGATCCTCGCATTGCCATTGACGAGGTGCGTCCACGAGCGACTTGCAAGACATGCAAGGCTTTTGCTAAAAGTATCATCAAGTTGAGACGTGGAGGAACTTCCAAGGAAGCTATTCAAGATGCCCTCATTAAATCCTGTATTCGATTGCATCTTCACACGGACATTGTCTGTCGTGGATCCGTCAAATTAAATGCGGTAAAGTCTGAATATATTTGATCACCTCCAGGGTACCCCAAGGAGGACGGTTTACGGGCGGCTAAAGGCTCCCAAATCAATGACACATGAATTCTGTTTTCCCTTAAATATGTTCACAGACCACTTACGATGCTTCTccgataaaataatatttgatttctccgggaaaatattggaaattataaataattgagggATCAGGGAAAAGGgctattaaaaatgaaaaatatattcacagCCGGTGTTCTTTTGGATCATTGATAATGATCCAACAGTCACAGCGGATGACTACTGCGCACTCTCCCTGCAGAACTCCCATTgcgcccctgcacctgcgaaATTCGAGTGGACTGTGGAGATTGATCGCCACCCACCTAAAATACTCGATGCAACACCATCCCACGaacatttaaaaatagttCACCTATCGGATATTCATTATGATCCACTTTATGAGCCTCATGGTAATGCTAGATGCGGCCAACCCAACTGCTGCAGGAAGGGACAGGGACCCTCAGCTCCTGGGGTTGCACCTGCCGGGTACTGGGGTGATTATCGCGTATGCGATACTCCCTGGCATGCGGTTGTCGATGCTTTGGACCATGTGAACACTACTCATTCGGTAATTATAAGAGTATTATTACTTATTCCATATTTCTCCAAATGGAGACCCATCTAAAATTAAAAGGAAAATTCTATGAAAATGTTGTAACAATAATAGTGATTCAGAACGTAATGCTGATTTCGTGGAAATTACCATTCTTTGACAAATTCGAATGGAGTactaatatttattaataatcttGTCAAATTCGCGGAACTGTAGGTAACtacaataattatgaaaaattcccgTAATCATGCGTAATTATGCGTAGAACGTAGAATATATTTACTACACTGGCGATATCGTTGATCACGGTGAATGGGAAACAACGcgagagggaaataaaaaaattatactggAGGTTTACAATAAGATAAAGAAGACCTTTGGAAAGACACCAGTGTTTCCTATCATCGGCAATCACGAGGCGAATCCTCTGAATATGTAAGATATTTTTACTTTCTGCATTGACGTCTCAATCTAAGAATGTACCGGCGATT
Coding sequences within it:
- the LOC135163057 gene encoding sphingomyelin phosphodiesterase-like isoform X2, producing the protein MRSSVVSVVALVAFFGFSGSDRIEDEVEIFSEEFSKLATTGEYSPQLEAIIDRLALPKNWYNDPRIAIDEVRPRATCKTCKAFAKSIIKLRRGGTSKEAIQDALIKSCIRLHLHTDIVCRGSVKLNAPVFFWIIDNDPTVTADDYCALSLQNSHCAPAPAKFEWTVEIDRHPPKILDATPSHEHLKIVHLSDIHYDPLYEPHGNARCGQPNCCRKGQGPSAPGVAPAGYWGDYRVCDTPWHAVVDALDHVNTTHSNVEYIYYTGDIVDHGEWETTREGNKKIILEVYNKIKKTFGKTPVFPIIGNHEANPLNIFASSKVDNDEVSTKWLYELLADIWINSGWLPESTRKDILQGGFYTVTPRKGFRIIALNNNVAYTYNWWLIYEPNDLGGQLKWLAKTLLDAEKNEEFVHILAHVPSGNHDQQNTWSREYRKIINRFAHIITGQFNGHTHSDEFNIFYDPQDFSRVINVAWNGGSVTTWSYVNPNYRIYTVNGKTFEVEDSYNWMYNMTEANLTPKKRPNWVKSYSFREEYGLKDLSMNSLRDLVLELSKEGPKASAYNRHISKDAQTKTCNKKCAIKNACRIVTSINNNDTDCKYIKRMNP
- the LOC135163060 gene encoding synaptic vesicle glycoprotein 2B-like, translated to MTVEQQSGGLSTGEGTIDAAIGLAGIGKFTWKIVAINSLILVNAGFTTNSISLIFPASACDFNLTSMDQGVMTATPFLGMIVGSYFWGCLADLHGRKYALVIALASQGLFELVSSLVSNFWGYIFFKFLSGFSLIAQNAIVYPFVGEFQPLTLRKKVLCALEIAWVMGTIALPVLGWLIIPLNVSYTTNYFFFHSWNLFVFLYSLLAPTLALWLMTFPESPKYLAEQGEDGELAKAFEIMHSENTGESFDAFLTKLTDNGLHDLRMRLELKESRSAKGNISKRERAQKLFKDVIRNTGTLFRSPFLTQTLLICILWYCVASTFFSFTMWFPELVRRLETFEAMFPGEDAWVCSAVPAKNSTIVASNSKCSPNIPNEVYQHTLILGAACLPTNILVPLFVHKLGYKFFLVMSSGVAMIVTIGLFFVQSSTQNLILSSTYEGFLSISSALVLVVITELYPTQIRATASSLGVLIGRIGSVVGNLLMGHLIDNHCVTFIASNIVQLIICVIVSLILPLKRKGERPVSTSVVTLVTNEKN
- the LOC135163057 gene encoding sphingomyelin phosphodiesterase-like isoform X1, whose translation is MRSSVVSVVALVAFFGFSGSDRIEGATNYFPKIKEKKSPTLADEVEIFSEEFSKLATTGEYSPQLEAIIDRLALPKNWYNDPRIAIDEVRPRATCKTCKAFAKSIIKLRRGGTSKEAIQDALIKSCIRLHLHTDIVCRGSVKLNAPVFFWIIDNDPTVTADDYCALSLQNSHCAPAPAKFEWTVEIDRHPPKILDATPSHEHLKIVHLSDIHYDPLYEPHGNARCGQPNCCRKGQGPSAPGVAPAGYWGDYRVCDTPWHAVVDALDHVNTTHSNVEYIYYTGDIVDHGEWETTREGNKKIILEVYNKIKKTFGKTPVFPIIGNHEANPLNIFASSKVDNDEVSTKWLYELLADIWINSGWLPESTRKDILQGGFYTVTPRKGFRIIALNNNVAYTYNWWLIYEPNDLGGQLKWLAKTLLDAEKNEEFVHILAHVPSGNHDQQNTWSREYRKIINRFAHIITGQFNGHTHSDEFNIFYDPQDFSRVINVAWNGGSVTTWSYVNPNYRIYTVNGKTFEVEDSYNWMYNMTEANLTPKKRPNWVKSYSFREEYGLKDLSMNSLRDLVLELSKEGPKASAYNRHISKDAQTKTCNKKCAIKNACRIVTSINNNDTDCKYIKRMNP